In a single window of the Candidatus Cloacimonadota bacterium genome:
- the ribD gene encoding bifunctional diaminohydroxyphosphoribosylaminopyrimidine deaminase/5-amino-6-(5-phosphoribosylamino)uracil reductase RibD encodes MRRALKAAEKARGTCSPNPFVGAVIVKNGRVIGEGWTQHYGGDHAEVQALAKAGKQARGADMYVTLEPCAHQGKTPPCTQAIIAAGISRVFLGILDPNPLVHGKGVLHLQEAGIEVIPGVLTAEATRQLEYHLCHVRKRRPFVIWKAALSLDGKYAAQDGSSRWISGATSREHTHRLRQEADVVLTGIGTVLCDDPLLNVRLEDALKQPLRAVLDPLLKLPPDSRIARSMHDIPTVIFCARGKEGTMRAKILIALGAKIHPVTAMGEILSLKEVLGILYQQGHCLVLLECGSKLASGFFAARLVDKCHIYYGPKLLGGNKAMLAELALPDISAALALRDMTCQPSGEDLLVTGYPVYE; translated from the coding sequence ATGCGTCGGGCCCTGAAGGCCGCCGAAAAAGCGCGCGGGACCTGTTCTCCCAATCCCTTTGTGGGGGCCGTGATCGTTAAGAACGGCAGGGTGATCGGAGAAGGCTGGACCCAGCATTACGGAGGCGACCACGCCGAGGTGCAGGCCCTTGCCAAGGCGGGAAAGCAGGCCCGGGGCGCGGACATGTATGTAACCCTGGAACCCTGCGCCCACCAGGGCAAAACCCCGCCCTGCACCCAGGCCATCATCGCGGCCGGGATCAGCCGGGTTTTCCTGGGCATCCTGGACCCCAACCCCCTGGTGCACGGCAAAGGCGTGCTGCATTTGCAGGAGGCCGGCATCGAAGTGATCCCCGGGGTTTTGACCGCGGAAGCAACCCGCCAGCTGGAATACCACCTCTGCCACGTGCGCAAGCGCCGACCCTTCGTGATCTGGAAGGCCGCGCTGTCGTTGGACGGCAAATACGCCGCGCAGGACGGCTCTTCGCGCTGGATCAGCGGCGCGACATCCCGCGAACACACTCACCGGCTGCGCCAGGAAGCCGATGTGGTGCTCACCGGCATCGGCACCGTTTTATGCGATGATCCGCTGCTCAACGTTCGCCTCGAAGACGCCTTAAAACAGCCGCTGCGTGCGGTTTTGGACCCTCTGCTGAAACTGCCTCCGGATTCACGCATCGCCCGCAGCATGCACGATATCCCCACCGTCATCTTCTGCGCGCGGGGCAAGGAAGGAACGATGCGGGCCAAAATCCTGATCGCGCTGGGCGCGAAAATCCACCCGGTTACGGCGATGGGCGAGATCCTGAGCCTGAAAGAGGTGCTGGGCATCCTCTATCAGCAGGGACATTGCCTGGTGCTGCTGGAATGCGGCAGCAAACTGGCCTCGGGCTTTTTCGCGGCGCGCCTGGTGGATAAATGCCACATCTATTACGGACCCAAACTCCTGGGCGGCAACAAAGCCATGCTGGCGGAACTCGCCCTGCCCGACATTTCCGCCGCTCTGGCCCTCCGGGACATGACCTGCCAGCCCAGCGGCGAGGACCTGCTGGTGACGGGCTATCCGGTTTATGAGTAG
- a CDS encoding cupin domain-containing protein, producing MKIVHFDQVALEPVHAEGAEGTMIRWLIAQKDGAPNFALRMFEVEPQGHTPFHVHDWEHEVFVLSGTGVLQTERGDLPFAANDAIYVDPGMSHAFKNTGTELMKFLCIIPHEQPVQKKTLNPFADESANNC from the coding sequence ATGAAAATAGTACATTTTGACCAAGTCGCGCTGGAACCCGTTCACGCCGAAGGGGCCGAGGGGACCATGATCCGCTGGCTGATCGCCCAGAAAGACGGCGCTCCGAATTTCGCCCTGCGGATGTTCGAAGTGGAGCCCCAGGGCCACACTCCTTTCCACGTGCACGATTGGGAGCATGAGGTCTTTGTGCTCTCCGGCACCGGGGTGCTGCAAACCGAAAGAGGCGATCTGCCCTTCGCCGCCAACGACGCCATCTATGTGGATCCCGGCATGAGTCACGCTTTCAAGAACACCGGCACGGAGCTGATGAAATTCCTCTGCATCATCCCCCACGAACAGCCGGTGCAGAAAAAGACCCTCAACCCTTTCGCGGACGAATCCGCCAACAACTGTTAG
- a CDS encoding M42 family metallopeptidase, with translation MPNAKNLKFLKDLVSAPSPSGFEAPAQAVVRDYLKPVADKITLDRNGNLIALKKGSGKLKVMVVGHADEIGLIVNHIDEQGYLYVKSLGGFDVNLLPGLRLDIYHQGKVVRGIIGKKPIHMMRGSDDNPKLKMEDLWIDIGASSKEEALKKVAIGDVITYHSVFEHLSDDLIVSKATDNKVGVYVAAAVMQELAKKALKASYYAVASVGEETTMRGARTSAWQIEPDIAIAVDVTFTSDIPGADKRVFGDVALAKGPTLSIGAAMHPAVHKRLLEVAKKHKLPIQIEIAPGRTGTDADAIHDLKGGAAMAVVGIPNRYMHSPNEVISLKDLDAAVKLITEFVLSLDDKFKLER, from the coding sequence ATGCCAAACGCGAAGAACCTCAAATTCCTCAAAGACCTTGTTTCCGCGCCCAGCCCCTCCGGCTTTGAAGCGCCTGCCCAAGCCGTGGTGCGGGATTACCTGAAACCCGTGGCCGACAAGATCACCCTGGACCGCAACGGCAACCTCATCGCCCTCAAAAAAGGCAGCGGCAAGCTGAAAGTGATGGTGGTTGGGCATGCCGACGAGATCGGCCTGATCGTGAACCACATCGACGAACAGGGCTACCTCTACGTGAAATCCCTGGGCGGTTTCGACGTCAACCTGCTGCCCGGCCTGCGTCTGGACATCTATCACCAGGGCAAAGTGGTGCGCGGGATCATCGGCAAAAAGCCCATTCACATGATGCGCGGCAGCGACGACAACCCCAAACTGAAAATGGAAGACCTCTGGATCGACATCGGCGCCTCCAGCAAGGAAGAGGCCCTGAAGAAAGTCGCCATCGGCGACGTGATCACCTATCACAGCGTGTTTGAACACCTGTCCGACGACCTGATCGTCTCCAAAGCCACCGACAACAAGGTGGGGGTCTATGTGGCCGCGGCGGTGATGCAGGAACTGGCCAAGAAAGCCCTCAAAGCCTCTTATTACGCCGTTGCCAGTGTGGGCGAGGAAACCACGATGCGGGGAGCCCGCACCAGCGCCTGGCAGATCGAGCCCGATATCGCCATCGCCGTGGACGTGACCTTCACTTCAGACATCCCCGGCGCGGACAAACGCGTCTTCGGAGACGTGGCCCTGGCCAAGGGCCCCACCCTCAGCATCGGCGCTGCTATGCATCCGGCCGTGCACAAGCGGCTGCTTGAAGTGGCCAAAAAACACAAGCTTCCCATCCAGATCGAGATCGCCCCGGGCCGCACCGGAACAGACGCCGACGCCATCCACGACCTCAAAGGAGGTGCCGCGATGGCCGTGGTCGGCATCCCCAACCGCTATATGCATTCGCCCAACGAAGTGATCTCGCTCAAGGACCTGGACGCCGCGGTTAAACTGATCACGGAGTTCGTGCTCTCACTGGACGACAAATTCAAGCTGGAGCGCTGA
- a CDS encoding T9SS type A sorting domain-containing protein: protein MKVTKFVLVVLLQIWFCGLSGQNHLDVMAILQGEPNTLGMGRGMAALDFNGDGIKDLAVLQRNNPRFEDIGTYDYGRIFCLYGGTDFDTEADFVIYGAPHDYFNSGSLKNAGDVNGDGFEDLTAIRQINAGTMDAIYRICVYFGGEQPSTTPGLLFDHPAYWMQGQYVDWSEVFALGDINGDGFDDLGLVTKWNNPDKFKLDIMFGGSYQLYTIYETTTDIMGYARINGVGDVNYDGFDDFILAYANNSNHEDVDVDLYYGCRDISMCEVVNLVSDSSIDYAVKPLAAGDVNGDGYADFLGRFIREGTDYYGALWLGGETLFPVFDVELRPDYFGFGWADIGFTFGDLNGDGNDDLIGSKYTAYADDGAAVIWLGKRHFNGTHDLLLRRPASVAVYSSFGYAMAAGDFNADGLDDLAISASHRPPGLSDTPGALIIYAGNTGLVDTTVGVDDDLNSAIDAQERVSVFPNPARETVTLRFEGEKLRKSKNREIRLFNIKGQLLQEYSDIAGNDEFKITLNPLPTGVYLLDVSVDAISVASTKLLISK from the coding sequence ATGAAAGTTACAAAGTTTGTTTTGGTTGTATTGCTACAGATCTGGTTTTGTGGTTTATCAGGCCAGAATCATCTGGACGTGATGGCAATTCTACAGGGTGAACCAAACACTTTAGGCATGGGGCGTGGCATGGCGGCGCTGGATTTCAACGGAGACGGAATCAAAGACCTAGCTGTTTTGCAGCGCAACAATCCGCGCTTTGAAGACATAGGAACCTATGATTATGGCAGGATTTTCTGTCTCTATGGCGGAACAGATTTCGATACAGAGGCAGACTTTGTTATCTATGGCGCTCCGCATGATTACTTCAATTCTGGCAGTCTGAAAAACGCAGGTGACGTGAATGGCGATGGATTTGAAGACCTGACCGCGATCCGTCAGATCAATGCTGGAACCATGGATGCGATATACCGGATCTGCGTCTATTTTGGCGGGGAGCAGCCTTCTACAACACCTGGGCTGCTGTTTGACCATCCCGCCTATTGGATGCAGGGTCAGTATGTAGATTGGTCGGAAGTATTCGCCCTGGGCGATATTAACGGAGACGGTTTTGACGATCTGGGTTTGGTTACTAAGTGGAATAATCCAGACAAATTTAAACTCGACATCATGTTTGGTGGATCATATCAGCTCTATACTATCTATGAAACAACAACTGATATTATGGGATACGCTCGGATCAATGGAGTTGGCGATGTTAACTATGACGGTTTTGATGACTTCATCCTAGCATATGCCAATAATAGTAATCATGAAGATGTCGACGTTGATCTCTACTATGGCTGTCGGGACATCTCAATGTGTGAGGTGGTCAATCTGGTCTCAGATAGCAGTATCGATTATGCAGTAAAACCCCTAGCGGCGGGAGACGTCAACGGTGATGGATATGCAGACTTTTTAGGCAGGTTCATTCGTGAAGGGACTGATTATTATGGTGCTTTGTGGTTGGGCGGAGAAACGCTATTTCCGGTCTTTGACGTGGAACTGCGTCCGGATTATTTCGGTTTCGGGTGGGCAGATATTGGTTTTACCTTCGGTGACCTGAACGGGGATGGCAATGACGACCTGATCGGCTCTAAGTACACCGCCTACGCGGATGATGGAGCAGCGGTCATCTGGCTGGGTAAAAGGCATTTCAACGGCACGCATGACCTGTTGCTGCGGCGTCCTGCAAGCGTTGCCGTGTATTCCAGCTTTGGCTATGCCATGGCGGCAGGAGATTTCAATGCCGATGGACTGGACGACTTGGCAATTAGCGCATCCCACCGCCCACCGGGACTATCCGACACTCCCGGTGCCTTGATCATCTATGCTGGCAATACCGGATTAGTGGATACCACCGTCGGTGTGGATGACGATCTCAACTCTGCCATTGACGCACAAGAAAGGGTCAGTGTATTTCCCAATCCAGCAAGGGAAACAGTTACGCTCAGATTTGAAGGCGAGAAACTGCGAAAAAGCAAAAATAGAGAGATCAGGTTGTTTAACATCAAAGGGCAGTTACTACAGGAATACTCAGACATAGCGGGCAATGATGAGTTCAAGATCACATTGAACCCCTTGCCAACAGGAGTTTACTTGCTTGATGTGAGTGTGGATGCTATCAGTGTCGCCTCGACAAAACTACTAATTAGCAAATAA
- a CDS encoding M20/M25/M40 family metallo-hydrolase: protein MGYSIYNIRGQVVFSGKLSGQTREQIFELPAEALERMPSGVYLISLERGNNTIATAMHPAVHARLLDVAKKHKLPIQIEIAPGRTGTDADAIHDLKGGAAMAVVGIPNRYMHSPNEVISLKDLDAAVKLITEFVLSLGDKFKLER, encoded by the coding sequence TTGGGTTACAGCATTTACAACATCCGGGGACAGGTAGTGTTTTCCGGCAAGCTCTCCGGGCAAACGAGGGAGCAGATCTTTGAGCTTCCTGCCGAGGCTTTGGAACGCATGCCCAGCGGTGTTTACCTGATTAGTTTGGAGAGGGGAAACAACACCATCGCCACTGCCATGCATCCGGCTGTGCATGCGCGGTTGCTGGATGTGGCTAAGAAACACAAGCTTCCCATCCAGATCGAGATCGCCCCGGGCCGCACCGGAACAGACGCCGACGCCATCCACGACCTCAAAGGAGGTGCCGCGATGGCCGTGGTCGGCATCCCCAACCGCTACATGCATTCGCCCAACGAAGTGATCTCGCTCAAAGACCTGGACGCCGCGGTGAAACTTATCACGGAGTTCGTGCTCTCCCTGGGCGACAAATTCAAGCTGGAGCGCTGA
- a CDS encoding FG-GAP-like repeat-containing protein produces the protein MSNMRSATLLIPLLLSITLLNAINDMPVIAAFQGEHHNSMYGYSMVSLDFNHDGLDDLAVCSFSYGYEYGITPTRGKIYIYYGGVGFNSSTPASITIEGTYANIVGRQIRGIFKVGDISGDGFEDLCMYVEDHISWNESYKKLLFFYGGTTNLENPDYVLNVYGSVYTFFRILPLGDVNGDGLGDMGFYYLHSPSYLNRLSIIWGGSFQEHVVSNGEASYSYSCSIHGIGDINNDGYADFTTAFATPSSDPTHNLIRLYYGNAAGNTDNPITLIYCQYGVSRGSKPLGDMNADGYDDFMGYITDEGMHAWLGGTNINYAVPDFDMDPPWYGGEFQRSLEHGDFNNDGYEDAVGASFGSGFAVWLGRQNVNGTADMIKNNPGYENYGYSLVTGDFNADGYDDIAIAASHEYDPWPSGNFNGYVWVFGGNAQLEDTTVASDDQVAPIPEAFIRVFPQPASSKVIVSVKSEQAGDLGYSIYNIRGQIVFSGKLNGNNKEQIFELPNEAWERMPSGVYLISLERGNSTIATARLVVAK, from the coding sequence ATGAGTAATATGCGCAGTGCAACTCTTTTGATCCCATTGCTATTGTCCATAACCCTCCTAAATGCAATAAACGATATGCCCGTCATCGCTGCCTTTCAGGGCGAACATCACAATTCTATGTACGGATATTCAATGGTATCTCTGGATTTCAACCATGATGGATTAGATGATCTGGCAGTATGCTCTTTTTCTTACGGATATGAGTACGGTATCACACCGACAAGAGGTAAGATATATATCTATTATGGTGGAGTAGGTTTCAATTCCTCCACACCAGCCAGTATAACAATCGAAGGCACATATGCTAATATTGTGGGCAGACAGATTAGAGGTATCTTTAAAGTCGGTGATATCAGTGGTGATGGCTTTGAAGATCTCTGCATGTATGTAGAAGACCACATATCCTGGAACGAGAGCTATAAGAAACTGCTCTTTTTCTATGGTGGAACCACCAATCTGGAGAATCCCGATTATGTGCTCAATGTGTATGGAAGTGTATACACTTTTTTTAGGATATTACCCCTTGGCGATGTAAATGGAGACGGCTTAGGAGATATGGGGTTCTATTACCTGCACTCTCCTTCTTACCTGAATAGACTATCAATCATCTGGGGAGGATCATTTCAAGAACATGTAGTTTCTAATGGGGAAGCAAGTTATTCTTATTCATGTTCAATCCATGGTATCGGTGACATCAACAACGATGGCTACGCTGATTTTACCACGGCATTTGCCACCCCGTCTTCAGATCCCACCCACAATCTGATTCGGCTCTATTATGGCAATGCCGCCGGGAATACTGATAATCCAATCACACTCATCTATTGCCAGTATGGAGTATCCAGAGGCAGCAAGCCGCTGGGAGACATGAATGCCGATGGCTATGACGACTTCATGGGCTACATTACGGATGAGGGGATGCATGCCTGGCTGGGTGGAACCAATATCAACTACGCTGTACCTGATTTTGATATGGACCCACCCTGGTATGGCGGGGAGTTCCAACGCTCTTTGGAGCATGGTGACTTTAATAACGACGGTTATGAAGACGCGGTTGGAGCGAGCTTTGGGAGCGGGTTCGCGGTTTGGCTAGGCAGGCAAAACGTAAATGGAACTGCTGACATGATCAAGAACAATCCCGGATATGAGAACTACGGCTATAGTCTGGTAACCGGAGATTTCAATGCCGATGGTTATGACGATATAGCCATAGCCGCATCACATGAATACGATCCCTGGCCAAGCGGTAACTTCAATGGATATGTATGGGTATTTGGAGGTAATGCCCAGCTTGAGGACACAACCGTGGCTAGCGATGATCAGGTTGCGCCTATACCGGAGGCATTCATCAGGGTTTTTCCTCAACCGGCAAGCAGCAAAGTAATAGTATCAGTCAAAAGCGAACAGGCAGGGGATTTGGGCTACAGCATTTATAATATCCGGGGACAGATAGTGTTTTCCGGCAAGCTCAATGGTAATAACAAAGAGCAGATCTTTGAGCTTCCGAACGAGGCTTGGGAACGCATGCCCAGCGGTGTTTACCTGATTAGTTTGGAGAGGGGAAACAGCACCATCGCCACTGCCAGGCTGGTGGTGGCCAAGTGA